One Mesotoga infera genomic window, TAAATTCGAAGACAAAAGCGCATCTAATGTAATTTTGACGGAGGCCGATATGACAGGATTAGTGATACCTCTAGCGCTTTCGGTTCTGGCGCATGTACTTGCCGATTTCTTGTTTCAGACAGACAAGATGGTGAACGAAAAGAATAATGTTCAGATGAAGGGATTTTTGAAACACTGGTGCGTTGTGTTTGTGACTCTTCTGGTTCTTATGCTTCCCTTCAAGCTGACCGATGTGCTTATGTACTGCCTTGTGCTTTCCCTCTTTCATATACTGATAGATGTGTTCAAAGCTCAGATCGAGAGAAAGCGAGGTCCAGCAACGAAGTTTATTATGCTAATTGTTGACCAATTCCTGCATCTGGTGCTCATTTCTTTCCTCTTGCCGATTTCCAGCTTCACCGTTTCAAGG contains:
- a CDS encoding DUF3307 domain-containing protein, whose protein sequence is MTGLVIPLALSVLAHVLADFLFQTDKMVNEKNNVQMKGFLKHWCVVFVTLLVLMLPFKLTDVLMYCLVLSLFHILIDVFKAQIERKRGPATKFIMLIVDQFLHLVLISFLLPISSFTVSRSFSSFIEWFSIHTGLNLSSLPVQRILLITIVYLYVLFAGAVFIRKLFDLIYKNVPDYLQ